ttaTGTAATTCAGTGTTATTTTATGGAGGAAAAAGTTGGGGCCCAAAGAGGCAAAGATCACAAAACGACCCAGTGGCAGCCAGAATCAGGACCCAGCCTCCAGCTCTCCCTGAGGCAGTCACTCCACGAATTTCTTTTCATTCAGATTCTTGGAGCGCTTTGCTGACAAACAGTGGACAAGGCTTGGGTCACAATGACCGGAGTGCCTGGCTTGTTTGCTAAGCGGCTCCACCTTCTGCAACATGGCGTCTCCAGGGGGCAATGATGTGCAGTAGGAGCTTAGAAGCCCAAAGTTTGCCCTGACCAACTGGACACCCTGGTTTTAAGCTCTATGGAAAGAACTGCCCTCAACTCTCTGCAGCCTGAGGCTCCGGCTGTGAGAAAGGGTTTTAAAGCACTGGCTACTTTCTCTGACATCCTTCCCCACCCCCTAGCCGACAGcgccaagacacacacacaccccaactttGTCTGTCCTGTTCCCTGACTGTTtgctgttgctttggagcctcatAAATAGGGCATTGAAAACACTTCCTGCGGCTGAAAGAAGCCCTGAGTAGCTTGTCTCATTCCCAGTATGCAGCTCAGCGAGGGGTCCGTCctcctctgtcactgtctcttttGCCTGTTGTaattctgtctgcctctgacttgGCTTGTGTCTTCCTGTGTCTATGCCTCCCCCTCACTTGCTCCTCTTGCAGGAGCCTCAGTCCCTCATCTTTGAGCCTTCTTGTGTCTGCGCTGgtctttgcttttctctctctgccctcaaCACTGTGTCTTCCATCTCCGTTCAGGCTGCTGCCTCTTTCGGAATCTGCCCGCTTCCCTCTGCATTACTGGGTCTGTCGGTCTGGTCAAGAGGGCCTTGGGTCCTGCGGCTGTGGGTGGCCTGCTGCCAAAGGAGGGAGGAGCCCATGAAGGGCGGGATTGGCCCTAAAGCCACCTCATAAAGACTGGACTGCACTAGGCTTTCTGGAGGAGTCCTGGAGGGGCTGTTTGTTACGACAGGCAGACCCCACGAGCTCAGCTGGGGCTCTGCAGTGTCATGCCCTGGAGCTCCCTAGATGCGCTGAGCTGGGCGCTGGTGCTGCGGCTGCTGGCATTGCTGCGGCCCCCGGGGCTGGGTGAGGCGTGCACCTGCGCTCCTGCGCACCCCCAGCAGCACGTCTGCCACTCAGCTCTAGGTGAGTCCGTGGCTCTTGAAGACCACAACAGGGGTTGCCTGTGGGAAAACTGGTGTTGGGCAAAGCTGTAGACCTGGAATCTGAGGGAAGGGGTGGAGCTCCGACCCTGGACGGGTGCCTCCTGCTGCAGCTGATAGGTCAGACATGCTGTTGCTTTGTTGACCTTGGAAGTACAAAGTCTGATTTGTAGGAGAATAAATATTCTATCATAGATCTCCAGAGTAGTCCCTGTCAGCTCAGCTTGATGGACCCTAGCTGTCACTAGAGCTATCTAATAAGTTTCAGAACTCCTAACGGGTGGGGCATTTGCACTGTAACACCTGCCTCCTTGCCTGCAGTTGAAGTTGCCACCTCAGGACTTAACACCTTTTGTCCTTTCTCTCCCACTACGTGGATACCCCTCTTTCACACTTTTGACTTCCTGGCAAACTACTATTCACCCTTCATTTTCTAAAGGCTTTTTGATTCCTTGCTGCCCCCTTTCTAGTggatgctgattttttttttataaagtgttCTCCATCTTCTGCAGGACGATGACGCTGTCAATGAGCCTAATGCCTAGTGCAAGGTCAGACAGAGAGCAagaactttttaaacaaaatttccaGGGCCGGgactgtagctcagtgacagagtgtttGACTCTCCTGTGTGAGGCTTTAGGTTCACCATTCaatacaggaaaacaaacaaacaaacaaacaaaaacagttcttGATTAGATAGCAAGAGATGAACTTCCTCAGTGGGGAGTGAGGATATTTACAAATTCCATAAACATTATCTACTATCAGTTGTAGGTGTGTTATGAGGTTCTAAGATGTATCAATAGACAGGTCTGGTACCAATTGCCTTGAAAGGACTCCTATTTTCTGCTCGATACACCCAGGGCTATGGAGAACTTGAGCTCTAGAAACTGACAGGTTAAAAGGCAGACAAAACACAGTTTAAGGACCTAATAACCCCAAAGGATTTGAAGCCTGGCAACCACTGCAGAATAAATTCCAAGCCCCTTCTCTCATATACATCATACTGCTAAGAACCCAAAAACATGTGAGCCAGTCTCTGGATACTCAGAGGACTCCAGGCCATCCAGACCTGAGACTGCACACTCCCACAGTGCTGAAgtccccctctcccccacactTTTTTCCCTGTGCAGTAATCCGGGCCAAAATCTCCAGTGAGAAGGTAGTTCCTGCCAGTGAAGACCCTACTGACACTCAAAAAATGATCCGGTATGAAATCAAACAGATAAAGGTACATGGGGCAGGACTGGGGCTGAGCCATGATGGTCTGATGGAGGGGTGGGGCTTGTGCTATGGGAGGGATGAACCTGGTGAGAGTCAGGTAACAGACTCAGGTCTCCTGAGGAAGGTGATGAAGGGGAACTATATGAACTAGTATGGGCAGGAACCATAGGAACCAAGTGACTGTTCAGGGTGGGGACTCACTGTCTAGCCTGTCCTATAGCTCTTTGTCCGTGGgacctccccacctccctggAATAAATCAAGGTTTagacttatttaaaaataaacaaacacaccagTGAGGTCATCTGTGCACCCAACTTGAATTTGACTTTTGCTTAACGTTTGGAAAGAAATGAGCATCTTTTAACCTGCTGCCCTGCCCTGATGCACTGCTGCTCTTCTGTAACTGTCTTTCAGATGTTTAAAGGGTTCGAGAAGGCCAAGGATGTTCAGTATGTCTACACACCATTTGACTCATCTCTCTGTGGTGTGAAACTAGAAACCAACAGCCAGAAGCAATATCTTTTAACTGGTAAGTTAAGGGGCTAAGCAGAGTTGTGATAGTGACCATGGccttttagttgggggggagcaATGAAACTCCCTTTCAACACAGGAGTCCCCATTACAGCAATCTTGGCCACTGCTCCACTATTTTAAGGAAAGATTGCTCTACCAATCTAAGATAGCTAGTTCCATTTTGAAAGCATTAACTGGTAAGAGACTTTTGGCATCTTGAGCCCAAATACGTCTCCTGAAGGTGTTTCCTGTGTATCTATTTCTGCCCTGTGTACAAGCTTGACTCTACAATTCTACCTCAGCGAACCAGCCTCCTCCATACTGAACTAGTTGAGACAGAACAGTAAACGAGCCATCCATCCAGTATACCTAAGAATATTTTGGGGGAATAAATAGACACAGTACTAAAGTATTATGGAATTCTGAGAAAGGGGTGCTGGTGTGGTTGTGAACAGGTAGGGAAGCTTCACTGTTTGAGTAAGCTCTACGCTGGCCTACAAGATGGAAAACATCAGTCAAGgatcaaggaaaacaaaagtcCCTGACCACAGGGAGAACAGGAAGGAGCTCCACTCTATCCAGGGAGCCAGTGGATGACTATCTACTATATACTGCCAGGCCTGGGCAGTAAAGTGGAGATTCAGGAATAGGTCATAGTCTCAAAGACTTCATAGTCTAGACACGGCTCTTgaagagtgagtgacaggaaCTAGAGGACACAATGAAAGGGGCTCCTCAGCTCTAAGGATGCAGGATTGTGCTGCCCTGGGCAGCCTCTACAGAGACAGGACATGTCACTGTATCTTCCAGTTCCTTCATAAGCAGACTAGTCTCTTTACATCTCTTGATACTCCACCCCTTTGCTGAGCACCCACTTTGTGGGTCTCACCCTCACTGAGGCACTGAGTATGTCAGGGAAAAGTGAACATGGTGGGTgtgtggcgggggtgggggtgtcctTGAAGAGGTCAAGAATAACCAAGGATGGAGAAAACATAACTCTACAAAAAAGTATCAGTAGTGCCATGTCTTCAGAAGATGCCAATGGTCCCTTCATTGATAGGTAAAAGTTCTTTGTGGCCAGAACACTGTGACTATTGTAGTTTTTTCTGTGCCATTTATCAATGACATAGTATCCTGCATCTTTCTCCCTGAGAGAAAATTTCTCCCTGAAATGAACTATGGGCAAATACTCATCAAGACAGATATCAATTGGGTGGGAGAGGCCAGTGTGGATATTGAAAAGGAGTGACATTTCCTATGGGCCAATAGCTATACCAAGAACTCTTTATATATAGTCCCTTATTTAATCTCAGCAACAGCTTGATTATTCCTACCCTCTACCCAAAAGCTCCTGTGACCTGCTTTATGGTTAATATAGAAAAGGAGGAGTCCTACCCACAGTCTGgattttttctccctccctgggATAGGAATCTAGCTCAGGCCCTCATACAAGCTAAGCATGTGCTCTGttactgagctatattcccaagCCTGCAGtcagtcattttgttgtttggttgttacttgtaccttttgtttgtttgtctgtttctctaaGAAAGAGTCTtgctatggagcccaggctgacctcaagcttttgatcctcttgccttagtctCCCGAGGGCTACAGGCTGATTTTAAATCCCAccttctttctgctttgtgctAAAGGAAAAGACCTCTACAAGATCCCACAATCCTGCCTTACACAGATACCTTACACAGACATCTGTGCTTTAAAGGTTATACAGGGATttgtctggtcccttcattgagTCCAAAGTTTTCACTGATGTCATAAAGCCATTTGAGACTGGAGCTTTTGCTCGTGTTTAGCATACAAAGGACATGATTTcagcacaaaaagaaagaaagaaagagaggaagggagcaaggggatagaaggaagggagggaggagagaagggagggtagGCAGGCCATTATAAAAGTTACACTTCTGGGCTGTTTAATGATGGGACCCCTGGGGGTCCTAAGCAGTCTCCTGGCtagactgctctctctctctctctctctctctctctctctctctctctctctctctctctctctccccatgaaGGCCAGATTCTCAGTGATGGAAAAGTCTTCATCCACCTATGCAACTACATTGAGCCCTGGGAGGACCTGTCCTGGGTGCAGAGGGAGAGTCTGAATCATCACTACCACCAGAACTGTGGCTGCCAAGTAAGGTCTTTTGTGGGTGAGGGACAAGCTTCGGGCCTTGGGTCTCGTCTTCCGTGTTTTCTTTCACATGCATGTGCTTACTCATTCCCTGCACTGAAGTTGTACCATGGAAGTTGGGGGCAGGAAGGCATAGACTGCAGTACGTCTCAAAGTACTTACACTTTGGGTGGGACACTGAAATCACACAGGGCACACTGAAATGACACTAAATCACCATTTAAAGAAAatctaagccaggtgtggtggcttaaCTGTACTGTAGTAGCAGTACTTGAGAgtgagaggctaaggcaggaaagaggattccaagtttgaggccaacctgggcaacataatgagacatggttttttgttttgtttttttttttttgtttttttgtttttgtttttaatgagaaaaggGATCACGGGAAGAGAGAGTACTCTTTTCCAGACCATGTAAtaaattgtttattttcaaattttagtttAGTCTATAAGACTTTAGTTTTAAGGTAAAGAAATCAAGGCTCTGAAGAGTATTTACAGTCATGGCAGTATGGAGCCATCAAGGCTGAGTCTAGTGACACTGGCAAGATAATACTGTTCACGAGGAGATGGGGTAGGAGAGCTCGGGAGGGATCTTGGGACTGGGAAAAGACAAAGGCAGTTGAGATAGCAGTGAGGACACATAGGATGTGAAAGGAAGCACAGAAAAAGGACACTATTTACTTGGATATTGTGTGATTACGACTAGATCACCACATGCTACGCGGTGCCCTGTACCATCTCAGCCCCCAATGAGTGTCTCTGGACAGACTGGCTGCTGGAACGGAAGCTCTATGGGTACCAGGCCCAGCACTATGTCTGCATGAAGCATGTTGATGGCATCTGCAGCTGGTACCGGGGCCACCTACACCTCCGAAAGGAGTATGTTGACATCATCCAGCCCTAGTAGGGACCAGTGACCACCACATCCTTGGAAGAGTCCTGAAGACCAAGCCAGTTCTCTGTGGTACTCTGACCATCACCACATGCCATGTTGCTGCCAGATGATAGGAAGTGACAAATGGGTGGCCTGGCCAGCATCGTGGCAGTTGTGGGACATTCGACAGCATGTGTCCACATCTCCAGCTTACAACTTATTAAGGGCTGGGGAAGGTAGTATGACTTAGCTGCCTTGCCCTTAGTCCCTCTCCCTTGTCTCCTAAGCCTTGGTAGTCTAGTTTATACCTATTACTGAAAGTTTTTATTCTGGCTTTGTTTTCTCTAGTTAGGAAAATGTATGTTCCTTTTCTTAGGTAAGGGAGAAGCTGTGAGTGTCGTAAGACGGTACAACCTTGTGATGTATGCTATGGAATGGGTAACTGTATACTGAGTGGGCTGGTTGGC
This is a stretch of genomic DNA from Cricetulus griseus strain 17A/GY chromosome 8, alternate assembly CriGri-PICRH-1.0, whole genome shotgun sequence. It encodes these proteins:
- the Timp4 gene encoding metalloproteinase inhibitor 4 isoform X2 is translated as MPWSSLDALSWALVLRLLALLRPPGLGEACTCAPAHPQQHVCHSALVIRAKISSEKVVPASEDPTDTQKMIRYEIKQIKMFKGFEKAKDVQYVYTPFDSSLCGVKLETNSQKQYLLTGQILSDGKVFIHLCNYIEPWEDLSWVQRESLNHHYHQNCGCQVRSPHATRCPVPSQPPMSVSGQTGCWNGSSMGTRPSTMSA
- the Timp4 gene encoding metalloproteinase inhibitor 4 isoform X1 codes for the protein MPWSSLDALSWALVLRLLALLRPPGLGEACTCAPAHPQQHVCHSALVIRAKISSEKVVPASEDPTDTQKMIRYEIKQIKMFKGFEKAKDVQYVYTPFDSSLCGVKLETNSQKQYLLTGQILSDGKVFIHLCNYIEPWEDLSWVQRESLNHHYHQNCGCQITTCYAVPCTISAPNECLWTDWLLERKLYGYQAQHYVCMKHVDGICSWYRGHLHLRKEYVDIIQP